DNA sequence from the Gemmatimonadota bacterium genome:
TGGCTACCCACGAAAAGGAAGGCGCCGCGTGCACCATCGCGGTGGAATACGTGCCTGAAGACAAGGTGTCGCGATACGGGATCGTACGGCCCGTGTACGACTCCGAAACGGCCTTTCCCATCGACGATATCGTGGAGAAGCCGTCCCGGCAAAGCGCGCCCAGCCGATACGCCGTGTCGGCCCGGTACATATGCGGACCCGGCATCTTCCCGGCGCTCGAGGCGACGCCGCGCGGAAAGAACGGCGAACTGTGGCTCGCCGACGCCATCCGCGGCCTGCTCCGGGAGGGCGGTACGGTCTGGTGCGTACCCCTGAGATCCGGCAGCAGGCGCTACGACATCGGTACGCCCCTGACCTACTGGGAAGCCTTTGCCGATTACGCCCTGGAGGACGAGGCCGACGGACCGGTCTTTCGCGATCTCCTGCAAGGGCGGTTGAACCGAACATGAACAGCACGCACATACTGCGTGCGTTTCGGTGCGTATAACGGCGAAACAACCCGCGCCGACTGGAGTCCAATTGAACGGGACCGTAACCGCATCCGCCCCCGGCCGCGTGGGCATCGTGGGCAACCCGACCGACATGTACGGCGGCAGCGTGATCTCTTGTTCGACAGTGGAAAGGGCAAACGTCAGGGTCCAGCCGGCGGCCCGCCTTGTCCTGGACGCCGGTACCGGGCAGAGGGTCATCGCGTCGCCCGACGACCTGGTCACGCGGGAGGACATCTTCGATATCGCCCGCGTCGCGCTGGCCGGGACCGAATCCGCGGATCTGCGCGTCAAGATCTCCTGGTCGACCGATATCCCCTTCCGCGCCGGCCTGTCCGGGTCGACGGCACTGCTCGTATCCATGGTCGCTGGTCTGCTCGCTTTCCGCGGCATCCTCCACAGTTCCTACCACCTGGCGGAGCTTGTTCGCAAGATCGAATATCAGAACCTGACTTTCTGCGGGTACCAGGACGCCTATATGTGCATTTTCGGCGGACTGCACTACATGGATTTCAGGGAGAAGGAGTTCCACCTGGAGTTCGGGACCGATCCCTTCGCCACCATGGAACCGATGGCGTCCGTCGCGGCCCTGCCGATCGTCGTGGTCATTACGGGAGGGCAACGCGTATCCGGCGGCGTGCATACCCCCTTGCGGGAACGGTGGCTGGCCGGAGAAGCCAGGGTGGTTGAAGCCTATCAGGCCATCGCCGGCCTTGCCCGGGACGGCAAGAAAGCGATACTCGAAAACCGGCTTGACACGCTGGGAGACCTGATGAACGAGAACCAGGCGATTACCCAGGCGCTCGGCGGATCCAATCCCGAGGACGACCGGTTTATCGAACTCGCCCGGCAGGCGGGTGCGTCCGGCGCCAAGCTCGCGGGCAGCAGCGGGGCCATCGTGGCGCTTCACGAGGCACCCCGCGAACTGGCCCGGGGTATGATGGAGGCAGGCGCCGTGGGTATTCTTGAGCCCGCACCGGGTCCTGGACTCGAGATCGAGCGGGAAGACCTGTAGGGAGTCATCGTGAACATCACACTCGATTACCACAAGACCGGGCTCGAAGTGCGTGTCCCGGACGAAAACCTGGTTGCGGTCCTGAACATGCGGGACACGCCGCCGCTGGATGACCCCGCCAAGGCGACCCGGGAGGCTCTCATGCGGCCCGTGGCGGGTCCGCCGCTCGAGACCATCGCCTCGGGACGCCGGAACGCCTGCGTGGTGGTTTCCGACATCACCCGTCCCGTCCCCCACGACATTATCCTTCCGCCCCTGTTGGAATGCCTGGAACGGAGCGGACTCGAACCGGAGGACATCACCCTGCTGGTCGCTACCGGGCTGCACGCCCCCATGGATGAAGACCAACTCCGGGAGACCCTGACCGATGCCGTGGTGGATCGGTATCCCGTCGTCAACCACGTCGCACGCAACGGGAAGGAACAGGCCTTCCTGGGAACCACCACCACCGGGATCCCGATCCACGTGGACCGCAGATACGTGGAGAGCGATCTCAAGGTGCTGACCGGGTTGATCGAGGCGCACTTCATGGCCGGTTATTCGGGCGGGCGCAAGCTGGTCGCGCCCGGCTTGGTCGGAGTGGAAACAATTGAGCACCTGCATGGTCCGAAGATCCTGGAACACCCCAGCGCGACGACCGGCGTGCTCGACGGCAACCCCCTCCACGAGGCCTCGCTGGAAATCGCCCGGCGGGCCGGAGTCGATTTCATCCTGAACGTCTCCATGGACGAGGATCGCCGCGTCACCGGGGTGTTCGCCGGCGAGCTCGACCAGGCGCACCGATACGGGGTCGCCCACGTGGACGGCATGGTGGTGGCCACCGTCGAGGAACCGGTGGATATCGTCGTAACCTCGTCGGCCGNNNNNNNNNNTATCCCCTGGACACCACCTTCTACCAGGCCGTGAAGGGCATGGTCGGCGTGCTGGATATCCTGAAGGAAGGCGGATCCATCGTCATCGCCGCCGGATGCGCCGCCGGGATCGGCAGCGCGGAGTTCGAAGGACTGCTTCGGAAGACCACGGATGTCGACGCCTTTATCGAATGGATACAACAACCGGGCGTATTCACCATCGACCAGTGGGAGATCGAAGAACTGGTCAAGGCGCTGAAGAAGGGCAGGGTTTATCTGTACACGGACGGACTGAGTGACGACGACGTCCGGGACTGCCTGGTCGAGCCGGTTCCCTCCGTCGAGGCCGGCATCGAGTCAGCCCTGTGTCGCCACGGCGCCGACGCCACCATCGCGGTCGTCCCAAGAGGGCCCTACGTGATCCCCAGGGTACTGCCCGGGCAGGACGCCGCCGGATAGCGCAACATGACCTCCAACAGGTATGTCCACCATACTCCCCGCATCCATTCTTCCGCCTTCGTGGCGGAGAGCGCCGACCTGATCGGAGCGATCGACATCGGCAAGGACGCGAGCGTCTGGTACCAGGTGGTGATCCGGGCGGACGACGAACCGGTCACCATCGGCGAGGGGACCAACGTGCAGGACGGCAGCGTCATCCACATCGACGCCGGCATGCCCACCGTGCTGGGCAAGGGCGTAACCGTAGGGCACCGCGCCATCGTCCACGGCGCGGTGGTGGAGGACCACGCACTGATCTCCATGGGCGCCGTGATCCTCAGCGGCGCGCGAATCGGCAGGCACAGCATCATCGGCGCCGGCGCACTGGTGCTGGAGAACATGGACGTGCCGTCGGGGTCCCTTGTCGTGGGTGTCCCGGGCCGCGTGGTGCGCTCCGTCACCGACGAGCAGATCGAACGCATACACCGGACCGCGGAAGGGTACGTCGAACGGGGCAAAATCTATCTCGAACGGCGGGAGCGCGGTTCCTCCTGATCGCATGATTTCCGGCGTTCCGGATACCGAGGGTGCGGCCAGAATCCGCTTGACTTTGCCGTGCTCTTCCTTTAGTTTGCGATGCTCTGTTATGCTGGTCCTGAGCGCCTGTAGCTCAATTGGATAGAGCACCTGACTACGGATCAGGAGGTTGGGGGTTCGACTCCCTCCGGGCGTATTTTTAGTGGGACGCGGTAGCATGAGAAGCAACGACGGCGAACACGAAGAATGGCTCGGGCTGGCACTGGATGAAGCCAGGTCGGCAGGGGCCGCCGGCGATGTGCCCGTCGGGGCAGTGATCGTTCACGACGGCGCGGTAGTCGGCCGGGGCCAGAATCGCGTGGAGCGGTTGCGCGATCCCACCGCCCATGCCGAGATGCTCGCGATCCGCGAGGCCTGCGCCGCGCTGGGGTATGAACGGCTGGCCGGAGCCGCGCTCTACGTTACGCTGGAACCCTGTGCGATGTGCGCGGGTGCGATCGTGCTGGCCCGCCTGGACAGCCTCGTATACGGGGCTGCCGATCCCAAGACCGGAGCCTGCGGTTCTCTTCGCGATATCGCGCGGGACAAAAGGTTGAATCACCAGGTGGAAGTAACGGGGGGTGTGCTGGCGGAAACCTGTTCCGGGTTGCTGAAGGACTTCTTCAGGGTGAAACGCGGAGCGGGCGATCCGGCTGTCGAACCGAGGTTGCCGGAGAGGTGCGAGAGTGGTTGAATCGGACGGTCTCGAAAACCGTTGTGCCTCCGGGCACCGTGGGTTCGAATCCCACCCTCTCCGTTTTTTCCATTGAGTAGCCGTACTGAATGACCGTGAACGATATCATTCATCGCCCGTCTCCCTCCGCGTAGATTCCCCACCGTACACTCTTCCATCCATCATCATCGCGAAACGTCCATAAGTCGCGAGATTTCCGGATCGTTAGCTACGGCAGTCAGTTTATTATGCGACTTAAGGAATCTTGACTGACGTAAGACAAGGGAAGTCTTGAAGATTGTCCGAAACCGCAAGAGGCAGACTAAAACGGACAGGGGCTGATAGTTCCTTGAAGGAGATTCCCCGTAACCAGGTCTGGAATTCGGCATCGGCAGGTATGCAGATCGATGTTCCCAGTGTAACTAGATGGGTGAGATTGAGCGATATCATTTGCCTCGGTAGCCGACCGGACATCTCCTGATTATGTCTTATGTCGAACTCTTTCAGGTTCGTCAGTTGGGCGATTTGCGATGAGACGGATCCCGACAGACGATTGATAGCAAGTCTCATGGACTCCAGTTTGTCGAGGCGCCACAGTTCCCCCGGGATGTTTCCCGTCAGCAAATTCACTGAAAGATCAAGAAGAGTCAGGTCCTCAAGTCGTCCAATCTCCTCGGGAATATGCCCCGTCAGTCCGTTTGTTCCCAGGAATAGCGCGGTTAGATTCGCAAGTTCTCCGATTTTGTCCGGGATGCTGCCTTCCAGGTCGTTTTCATCCAGCCTCAGTATCTCCAGGTTTGACAGCTGCCCAATTTCAGGTGGAATCGTACCCGTCAGCATGTTTCCCTGAAGATGCAGCGACGTCAGGTTACCGAGTTGACTGATCTCCCGTGGAATGGTACCCGAGAGATCATTGTCTGCCAGAATCAGTGTCTCGAGATCCTGAAGTTGACCGATCTTCGCAGGAATGCTTCCCCAAGACTGTTACTTCCCAGGTGTAGCCTTTTCAGTTCGGAGAGTTCTCCGATCTCAGGCGGGATCGAGCCGTTCAGGCCGATACCGAAGAGGTTGATTTCAGTCACTCTATTCTGGTCATCAGTTACAATCCCATACCAGGTTTCGATAGGACTATGGCTCAACCAATTACCTCTTTCTCTCCATTCAGCCCCGCCGGTAGCGTTGTAGATCGCAACCAGAGCGTCCACGTCGGGATGGGGGTTGACCACTCCACAGGTCTCGTAATCGGTGTTTTGGATTGTACTCAGCCAATCCTGGAAACCATCACCTTCCGCGAAACACAACTGGGTGCCGTTCAGCAAAAACGTGTCCAGATCAAGCTCGGTAAGTTCGACAGGCGGTGTGCCGCCCAGATATGGATTGTCGGACAGATCAAGGCTTGTCAGTTCCTTTAACAGGTACAACTCATATGGCAACCTTCCGCGCAAGCCGTTTCCTGAAAGGTTCAGACCGGTCACGAATCCATCTTCATTCGTGGTCACGCCATGCCAACTGCCAACGTAATTCGTGCTCGCCCAACCTTCGTTCGTGGTCCAGTTGCGACCCTGGGTACGGTCGTAAAGGGCGTCCAGGGCGATTCTTTCTATTCGTAGATCTTCGCAGTTCGTGACACGTCTACCGGATATACCCTCGAGCCACGCCTGAAAACCGGCATCGCGCGGAGCACATAACTGCGTTCCGTGAAGTATGAGTTGTTCAAGGTGCTGCAGATCTGTCAGCGATTGAGGCAGAGGTTCGGCCAGGCCGATGTTGTCCTGAAGCTGCAGATCCTCAAGGCTGGTCAGCCGTCCCAGTACGATAGGCAGTGTCCCCGTTAAAAGGTTGTCGGACAGATTCAGTGCCTCCAGGGCGGTTAACTGACCCAACTCGGACGGTATATCACCCTCCAGCCGGTTGTTTACAAGCGTGATCGAACGAACGCGGCCTTCGGTGTCCGTTTCGACGCCATGCCACTCGCCTATGGGTACGTCCGTAAGCCAGTTTTCGCTTTCGGCCCAATCCTGGCCATTCAATTCGTTGTATAGCACGGACAGTACATCGCGGTCCGTAATCATGCTTTCGCACACCGAAATCGACTGAACACCGGGTATTCGCTGCAGCCAAGCATAAAACTCGGCGTCCGAAGGCACGCATAGCGCCGTGTTGCCGAGATGGAGTGTAACCGGGTTGAGATTGAGAAACTCTCTGGGCAATGGTCCGGACAGCGAGGGATTATCTGTGAGATCAAGATGATCGAGATGTTCTAATGAGCCCAGCTCCGGAGGGATGGAGCCCGATAACTGATTCCGGGAAAGGTAGAGGGATGAAAGATACGATAGTTGTCCCAGTTCCGGAGGAATTGGTCCCGTCAACTGATTGCCGGACAGAAAGATTGCGGCCAAGTCGGCAATCTGTCCGATTTCCGGGGGGATTGGGCCCGTCAATTGGTTGTTTGCCAGACCCAGGTCCCAGAGTTTGGCCAGTTGCGCGATTTCCCGCGGGATACTGCCCGTCAGTTGATTATCGGACAGACTAAGTCGTTCGAGACTGGCCATCCCGCCCAGTTCGGGAGGCAGGGACCCACTCAATTCGTTCTCTGAGAGAAACAGAACTCTGAGATTGTCAAGCAGGGACAGTTCAGCCGGGATCGCGCCGCTGAGGTTATTCGATCCGAGAAAGAGGGCTGTCACCCGCCCCTGGTAATCTGCCGTCACGTTTTCCCACTCTACTACGGGTTTTTCGCTCAGCCAATTTGTGGACCTGATCCAGTTTGGTCCACCGGTCCGGTTGTACAACGTAATAAGAACCTCCCTGTCCGAACTGTCCTGACTGGGCGCCAGAACCGATACGACAACGCTGGCGGAAACCTCTTCCGAGCTCGCCGTTATACCGGCCGTGCCGTTATGAATCGCTGTTACGACACCGGAATCGCTGACACTCGCGACGGCCGGATTATCACTTGTCCAGTTCACCAGGGGGTTGGGTATCATGTTATCATTCAAATCGTATACCGTGGCAATGAACCGGACCTGATCGCCTAAGACCGTCAGCGTCGTATCTCCAGGCGCAAGGGCAATACGACCCGGTGTCAGGGACACGACAATATTTACTTCCTTCTTGATTGTCCCGTAACTCGCAGTCACCTGGGCTGTGCCGTTCCTGACTGCGGTTACCAGTCCCTGGGCGCTGATGGTCGCGATACCA
Encoded proteins:
- a CDS encoding sugar phosphate nucleotidyltransferase; this encodes MIRKAVVPVAGLGTRMLPLTRSVPKEMLPLGRKPAIHHVVDELAAAGIERILFVTSSRKKAIEDYFEPGGKVGGPLREHRGPGIEEGGGPPALDYAFVRQDIPAGNGDAVRLGKAFAGSDAFVVAWGDAVIRSTKEESVLRRMMATHEKEGAACTIAVEYVPEDKVSRYGIVRPVYDSETAFPIDDIVEKPSRQSAPSRYAVSARYICGPGIFPALEATPRGKNGELWLADAIRGLLREGGTVWCVPLRSGSRRYDIGTPLTYWEAFADYALEDEADGPVFRDLLQGRLNRT
- the larA gene encoding nickel-dependent lactate racemase gives rise to the protein MNITLDYHKTGLEVRVPDENLVAVLNMRDTPPLDDPAKATREALMRPVAGPPLETIASGRRNACVVVSDITRPVPHDIILPPLLECLERSGLEPEDITLLVATGLHAPMDEDQLRETLTDAVVDRYPVVNHVARNGKEQAFLGTTTTGIPIHVDRRYVESDLKVLTGLIEAHFMAGYSGGRKLVAPGLVGVETIEHLHGPKILEHPSATTGVLDGNPLHEASLEIARRAGVDFILNVSMDEDRRVTGVFAGELDQAHRYGVAHVDGMVVATVEEPVDIVVTSSA
- a CDS encoding gamma carbonic anhydrase family protein — encoded protein: MTSNRYVHHTPRIHSSAFVAESADLIGAIDIGKDASVWYQVVIRADDEPVTIGEGTNVQDGSVIHIDAGMPTVLGKGVTVGHRAIVHGAVVEDHALISMGAVILSGARIGRHSIIGAGALVLENMDVPSGSLVVGVPGRVVRSVTDEQIERIHRTAEGYVERGKIYLERRERGSS
- the tadA gene encoding tRNA adenosine(34) deaminase TadA; the encoded protein is MRSNDGEHEEWLGLALDEARSAGAAGDVPVGAVIVHDGAVVGRGQNRVERLRDPTAHAEMLAIREACAALGYERLAGAALYVTLEPCAMCAGAIVLARLDSLVYGAADPKTGACGSLRDIARDKRLNHQVEVTGGVLAETCSGLLKDFFRVKRGAGDPAVEPRLPERCESG
- a CDS encoding Ig-like domain-containing protein, giving the protein MTWSSSDSGVAAVDAQGLVTAVGVGTATITARSGSAASSVDVRVSLPVASIVVEPLPIRLSVIGETVQLTANVLDSNRNPVAGATVTWSSSDTGIATISAQGLVTAVRNGTAQVTASYGTIKKEVNIVVSLTPGRIALAPGDTTLTVLGDQVRFIATVYDLNDNMIPNPLVNWTSDNPAVASVSDSGVVTAIHNGTAGITASSEEVSASVVVSVLAPSQDSSDREVLITLYNRTGGPNWIRSTNWLSEKPVVEWENVTADYQGRVTALFLGSNNLSGAIPAELSLLDNLRVLFLSENELSGSLPPELGGMASLERLSLSDNQLTGSIPREIAQLAKLWDLGLANNQLTGPIPPEIGQIADLAAIFLSGNQLTGPIPPELGQLSYLSSLYLSRNQLSGSIPPELGSLEHLDHLDLTDNPSLSGPLPREFLNLNPVTLHLGNTALCVPSDAEFYAWLQRIPGVQSISVCESMITDRDVLSVLYNELNGQDWAESENWLTDVPIGEWHGVETDTEGRVRSITLVNNRLEGDIPSELGQLTALEALNLSDNLLTGTLPIVLGRLTSLEDLQLQDNIGLAEPLPQSLTDLQHLEQLILHGTQLCAPRDAGFQAWLEGISGRRVTNCEDLRIERIALDALYDRTQGRNWTTNEGWASTNYVGSWHGVTTNEDGFVTGLNLSGNGLRGRLPYELYLLKELTSLDLSDNPYLGGTPPVELTELDLDTFLLNGTQLCFAEGDGFQDWLSTIQNTDYETCGVVNPHPDVDALVAIYNATGGAEWRERGNWLSHSPIETWYGIVTDDQNRVTEINLFGIGLNGSIPPEIGELSELKRLHLGSNSLGEAFLRRSVNFRISRH